A single region of the Cronobacter condimenti 1330 genome encodes:
- the glnB gene encoding nitrogen regulatory protein P-II: protein MKKIDAIIKPFKLDDVREALAEVGITGMTVTEVKGFGRQKGHTELYRGAEYMVDFLPKVKIEIVVTDDIVDTCVDTIIRTAQTGKIGDGKIFVFDVARVVRIRTGEEDDAAI from the coding sequence ATGAAAAAGATTGATGCGATTATTAAACCCTTCAAACTCGATGATGTACGTGAAGCGCTGGCGGAAGTCGGGATCACCGGGATGACGGTGACCGAGGTCAAAGGGTTTGGTCGTCAGAAGGGGCACACCGAGCTCTATCGCGGCGCGGAATATATGGTGGATTTCCTGCCGAAAGTGAAAATTGAAATCGTGGTGACCGATGATATCGTCGATACCTGCGTCGACACGATTATTCGTACCGCCCAGACCGGTAAAATCGGCGACGGCAAGATTTTCGTTTTCGACGTAGCCCGCGTGGTGCGTATCCGTACCGGTGAGGAAGACGACGCGGCAATTTAA
- the glrR gene encoding two-component system response regulator GlrR, with translation MTQHKPARLLLVDDDPGLLKLLGLRLTSEGFTVETAESGHEGLRILGREKIDLVISDLRMDEMDGMQLFAEIQKLQPGMPVIILTAHGSIPDAVAATQQGVFSFLTKPVDKDALYKAIDDALAHVAPAGDEQWRETIVTRSPVMLRLLEQAHMVAQSDVSVLINGQSGTGKEILAQAIHNASPRAKNAFIAINCGALPEQLLESELFGHARGAFTGAVSSREGLFQAAEGGTLFLDEIGDMPVPLQVKLLRVLQERKVRPLGSNRDIDIDVRIISATHRDLPKAMARGEFREDLFYRLNVVNLKIPALHERAEDIPLLATHLLRQAADRHKPFVRSFSTDAMKRLMAASWPGNVRQLVNVIEQCVALTSAPVISEALVEQALEGENTVLPTFVEARNQFELNYLRKLLQITKGNVTHAARMAGRNRTEFYKLLARHELEANDFKE, from the coding sequence ATGACGCAGCATAAACCCGCGCGCCTGTTGCTGGTGGATGACGATCCGGGCCTGCTGAAACTGCTGGGGCTGCGTCTGACCAGCGAAGGTTTTACGGTTGAGACCGCTGAAAGCGGGCATGAAGGCCTGCGCATCTTAGGGCGCGAAAAGATAGATCTGGTGATTAGCGATCTGCGCATGGATGAAATGGACGGCATGCAGCTCTTTGCCGAGATCCAGAAACTCCAGCCGGGCATGCCGGTGATCATTCTGACCGCGCACGGATCGATTCCTGATGCCGTTGCGGCCACCCAGCAGGGCGTGTTCAGTTTTCTCACCAAACCCGTTGATAAAGACGCGCTCTATAAAGCGATTGATGATGCGCTGGCTCATGTGGCACCCGCGGGCGATGAACAGTGGCGGGAGACGATTGTCACCCGCAGCCCGGTGATGTTGCGTCTGCTGGAGCAGGCGCATATGGTGGCGCAGTCGGATGTCAGCGTATTGATTAACGGCCAGAGCGGTACTGGTAAAGAAATCCTCGCGCAGGCCATCCACAACGCCAGCCCGCGCGCGAAAAACGCATTTATCGCGATTAACTGCGGCGCGCTTCCTGAGCAACTGCTGGAATCAGAGCTGTTCGGCCATGCGCGCGGCGCCTTTACCGGCGCGGTAAGCAGCCGTGAAGGCCTCTTTCAGGCTGCTGAAGGCGGCACGCTATTTCTTGATGAAATTGGCGATATGCCGGTGCCGTTGCAGGTCAAACTCCTGCGCGTTTTGCAGGAGCGCAAGGTGCGTCCGCTCGGCAGCAACCGCGACATTGATATCGATGTGCGGATTATCTCTGCCACGCACCGCGATTTGCCAAAAGCGATGGCGCGCGGCGAGTTTCGCGAAGATCTGTTTTATCGTCTCAACGTGGTGAACCTGAAGATTCCGGCGTTGCACGAACGTGCGGAAGATATTCCGCTGCTGGCGACTCATCTGCTGCGCCAGGCGGCGGACCGGCATAAACCCTTTGTGCGCAGCTTCTCAACCGACGCGATGAAGCGCCTGATGGCGGCAAGCTGGCCGGGCAACGTGCGCCAGCTGGTGAACGTGATTGAGCAGTGCGTGGCGCTGACCTCGGCACCGGTGATTAGCGAGGCGCTGGTGGAGCAGGCGCTGGAAGGCGAAAACACGGTGCTGCCGACGTTTGTTGAGGCGCGCAATCAGTTCGAGCTTAATTACCTGCGCAAACTGCTGCAAATTACCAAAGGAAACGTCACGCATGCCGCGCGAATGGCGGGGCGCAACCGCACTGAGTTCTATAAATTACTGGCCCGCCATGAGCTTGAGGCGAATGATTTTAAAGAGTAG
- the qseG gene encoding two-component system QseEF-associated lipoprotein QseG, protein MNSRLVSAWRSLRSRGTTFFTLRTLARSALLPCLLAGCVQSPVSSNIKQKHDPKLPEQQLADFLFTDCSGIWQLTGQSVESNPLFWLRGMDCAERLAPAEARAQARNFPDDTWQHAFRRGILLANARIAPAERRSFLTTLSAASGDIPAHVRPLYEAWRDGQSAQLALSEERSRYSKLQQSTDSELDALREQQHHLRSQLELTTRKLENLTDIERQLSSRKNAGGYIQDNSHSPDNADKEPAAPAEKDAAPAQEESKP, encoded by the coding sequence ATGAATTCACGTCTGGTAAGCGCCTGGCGCAGTCTGCGCTCGCGCGGCACAACCTTTTTCACTCTTCGCACGCTGGCCCGTTCCGCGCTCCTGCCGTGCCTGTTAGCCGGGTGCGTGCAAAGCCCGGTTTCCAGCAATATCAAACAAAAACATGATCCAAAACTGCCGGAACAACAACTGGCGGATTTCCTGTTTACTGACTGCTCCGGCATCTGGCAATTGACCGGACAGAGCGTCGAAAGCAACCCGCTGTTCTGGCTGCGTGGCATGGACTGCGCCGAACGTCTGGCGCCTGCCGAGGCGCGCGCGCAGGCGCGCAATTTCCCGGACGACACCTGGCAACATGCCTTCCGGCGCGGCATTCTGTTGGCTAACGCGCGTATTGCGCCTGCCGAGCGCCGCAGTTTTCTCACGACCTTAAGCGCCGCCTCCGGTGATATCCCGGCACATGTGCGCCCCCTGTATGAAGCCTGGCGCGACGGGCAGTCTGCGCAACTGGCGCTTTCTGAGGAGCGTAGCCGCTACAGCAAATTGCAGCAAAGCACCGACAGTGAACTGGACGCGCTTCGCGAGCAGCAGCATCACCTGCGCAGCCAGCTTGAGCTCACCACCCGCAAGCTTGAGAATCTGACGGATATTGAACGCCAGCTGTCGTCGCGTAAAAACGCGGGCGGCTATATTCAGGACAATAGCCACAGCCCCGATAACGCAGATAAAGAGCCAGCCGCCCCGGCGGAAAAAGACGCCGCGCCCGCGCAGGAGGAGAGTAAACCATGA